One Gadus chalcogrammus isolate NIFS_2021 chromosome 22, NIFS_Gcha_1.0, whole genome shotgun sequence genomic window carries:
- the psmb9a gene encoding proteasome subunit beta type-9, with amino-acid sequence MLEEQGPEWLSEEVKTGTTIIAVEFDGGVVLGSDSRVSAGASVVNRVMNKLSPLHDRIYCALSGSAADAQTIAEAVNYQLDVHSMELGEDPLVCSAATLVKNISYQYKEELSAHLIVGGWDRRGGGQVYATLSGLLTRQPFALGGSGSSYVYGYLDAEYRAGAGRTDTQRLVVDTLSLAMSRDGSSGGVAYLVTIDGDGVEEKVFLGNELPTFYDQ; translated from the exons ATGTTGGAGGAACAGGGCCCGGAATGGCTGTCCGAGGAGGTCAAGACAGGG ACCACTATCATCGCCGTGGAGTTCGACGGAGGAGTCGTGCTGGGGTCCGATTCTCGGGTTTCTGCAGG GGCCTCGGTGGTGAACCGCGTGATGAACAAACTGTCGCCGCTGCACGACCGCATCTACTGCGCGCTGTCGGGCTCCGCCGCCGACGCGCAGACCATCGCCGAGGCCGTGAACTACCAGCTGGACGTGCACAG catggaGCTGGGTGAGGACCCCCTGGTGTGCTCAGCTGCCACCCTGGTGAAGAACATCTCGTACCAGTACAAGGAGGAGCTGTCGGCCCACCTGATCGTGGGGGGCTGGgaccgcaggggggggggccag gtGTATGCGACCCTGAGCGGGCTGCTGACCCGGCAGCCCTTCGCGCTGGGCGGCTCCGGAAGCTCCTACGTCTACGGCTACCTGGACGCAGAGTACCGGGCAGGGGCGGGGCGCACGGACACACAGCGGCTGGTGGTGGACa CTCTCTCATTGGCTATGAGTCGTGACGGGTCCAGCGGGGGCGTGGCCTACCTGGTCACCATCGACGGGGACGGTGTGGAGGAGAAGGTGTTCCTGGGGAACGAGCTGCCCACCTTCTATGATCAATAA
- the psmb12 gene encoding proteasome 20S subunit beta 12: MEHDAAVRGVSTGTTIMAVTFDGGVIIGSDSRATMGGETVSSKTINKLVQVHQRIFCCMAGSLADAQAVLKTASFQLNLHSVQMEAPPRVIAAASLLRKLCYHNKDELQAGFITAGWDPQKGPQVYVVSLGGMLISQPFTIAGSGSTYIYGYTDAKYRPHMTREEGLQFVTNALALAMGRDNVSGGVAHLVVITEEGAEHVVIPGNKLPKFHDE, translated from the exons ATGGAGCACGACGCGGCGGTCAGGGGAGTCAGCACCGGG accacCATCATGGCCGTGACCTTCGACGGCGGCGTCATCATCGGATCGGACTCGCGGGCCACCATGGGGGG GGAGACGGTGTCGTCTAAGACCATCAACAAGCTGGTCCAGGTGCACCAAAGGATCTTCTGCTGCATGGCCGGCTCGCTGGCCGACGCCCAGGCCGTCCTGAAGACCGCCAGCTTCCAGCTCAACCTGCACAG TGTTCAGATGGAGGCTCCTCCCCGGGTGATAGCAGCAGCCTCTCTGCTGAGGAAGCTCTGCTACCACAACAAGGACGAGCTCCAGGCTGGCTTCATCACGGCCGGCTGGGACCCTCAGAAAGGCCCGCAG GTCTACGTGGTGTCTCTTGGGGGCATGCTGATCAGTCAGCCGTTCACCATCGCCGGCTCCGGCAGCACCTACATCTACGGCTACACCGACGCCAAGTACCGCCCCCACATGACCCGGGAGGAGGGGCTGCAGTTCGTCACCAACG CTCTGGCCTTGGCCATGGGCCGGGACAATGTCAGCGGGGGCGTGGCCCACCTGGTGGTCATCacggaggagggggcggagcatGTAGTCATCCCCGGCAACAAGCTGCCCAAGTTCCATGACGAGTGA